One genomic window of Quercus lobata isolate SW786 chromosome 9, ValleyOak3.0 Primary Assembly, whole genome shotgun sequence includes the following:
- the LOC115960507 gene encoding pentatricopeptide repeat-containing protein At4g21190 isoform X2, translating into MLTLTYSPPFIIKRLESIKIGRTSSSVVVCAAKGPRPRYPRVWKKRQRIGTISKSAKLVECINKLSNVKEEVYGALDSFIAWDLEFPLITVKKALKTLEDQREWKRIIQVTKWMLSKGQGRTMGSYFTLLNALAEDERLDEVEELWTKIFTENLDSTPRVFFDKMISIYHKRGIHEKMFEIFADMEELGIRPTVPIVTMVGNVFKELGMMDKYKKLKKKYPPPKWEYRYIKGKRVKIRAKDLRAIDGSNKDAGKHEETYQTSNDMHEEAETSSDELDIEANDPSKDVIRHTDQTPIDGSNKDAGKHEETYQTSNDMHEEAETSSDELDIEANDLRKDVIRHTDQTPIDGSNKDAGKHEETYQTSNDMHEEADTSSDELDIEANDPSKDLIRHIDQTPNEFYEESETNSEELEIEANISS; encoded by the exons ATGCTTACATTGACATACTCTCCGCCATTCATAATAAAAAGACTGGAATCCATTAAAATAGGCAGGACTTCGAGCAGTGTCGTG gTATGTGCTGCAAAAGGTCCAAGACCAAGATATCCTCGAGTTTGGAAAAAAAGACAGAGAATTGGAACTATTTCCAAGTCTGCAAAGCTCGTTGAATGT ATTAATAAATTGTCGAATGTCAAAGAGGAAGTTTATGGGGCTCTTGATTCCTTCATTGCATGGGATTTAGAGTTCCCTTTAATTACGGTGAAGAAGGCATTGAAGACTCTTGAGGATCAAAGAGAATGGAAGAGAATAATtcag GTGACGAAGTGGATGTTGAGCAAAGGACAAGGAAGAACAATGGGAAGCTATTTCACATTACTAAATGCCTTAGCAGAGGATGAGAGACTTGATGAGGTTGAAGAGCTTTGGACAAAAATATTTACAGAGAACTTAGACAGCACACCTCGTGTTTTCTTTGATAAAATGATTTCTATTTACCATAAAAGGGGCATTCATGAGAAGATGTTTGAG ATATTTGCTGACATGGAAGAGCTTGGTATCCGACCAACTGTTCCAATTGTTACAATGGTTGGGAATGTCTTCAAGGAGCTGGGTATGATGGACAAATACAAGAAACTGAAGAAGAAATATCCCCCACCAAAATGGGAATATCGATACATCAAAGGAAAACGTGTTAAAATTCGAGCTAAGGATCTTCGAGCAATTGATG GTTCTAATAAAGATGCAGGTAAGCATGAGGAGACTTACCAGACTTCCAATGATATGCATGAGGAAGCTGAGACGAGTTCAGATGAACTCGATATTGAAGCTAATGATCCTAGCAAGGATGTAATTAGGCATACTGACCAGACTCCAATTGATGGTTCTAATAAAGATGCGGGTAAGCATGAAGAGACTTACCAGACTTCCAATGATATGCATGAGGAAGCTGAGACAAGTTCAGATGAACTCGATATTGAAGCTAATGATCTTCGCAAGGATGTAATTAGGCATACTGACCAGACTCCAATTGATGGTTCTAATAAAGATGCAGGTAAGCATGAGGAGACTTACCAGACTTCCAATGATATGCATGAGGAAGCTGACACAAGTTCAGATGAACTCGATATTGAAGCTAATGATCCTAGCAAGGATCTAATTAGGCATATTGACCAGACTCCAAATGAATTTTATGAGGAATCTGAAACAAATTCTGAAGAACTCGAAATTGAAGCCAACATTTCTTCTTGA
- the LOC115960507 gene encoding pentatricopeptide repeat-containing protein At4g21190 isoform X1: MLTLTYSPPFIIKRLESIKIGRTSSSVVVCAAKGPRPRYPRVWKKRQRIGTISKSAKLVECINKLSNVKEEVYGALDSFIAWDLEFPLITVKKALKTLEDQREWKRIIQVTKWMLSKGQGRTMGSYFTLLNALAEDERLDEVEELWTKIFTENLDSTPRVFFDKMISIYHKRGIHEKMFEIFADMEELGIRPTVPIVTMVGNVFKELGMMDKYKKLKKKYPPPKWEYRYIKGKRVKIRAKDLRAIDGSNKDAGKHEETYQTSNDMHEEADTSSDELDIEANDPSKDVIRHTDKTPIDGSNKDAGKHEETYQTSNDMHEEAETSSDELDIEANDPSKDVIRHTDQTPIDGSNKDAGKHEETYQTSNDMHEEAETSSDELDIEANDLRKDVIRHTDQTPIDGSNKDAGKHEETYQTSNDMHEEADTSSDELDIEANDPSKDLIRHIDQTPNEFYEESETNSEELEIEANISS, from the exons ATGCTTACATTGACATACTCTCCGCCATTCATAATAAAAAGACTGGAATCCATTAAAATAGGCAGGACTTCGAGCAGTGTCGTG gTATGTGCTGCAAAAGGTCCAAGACCAAGATATCCTCGAGTTTGGAAAAAAAGACAGAGAATTGGAACTATTTCCAAGTCTGCAAAGCTCGTTGAATGT ATTAATAAATTGTCGAATGTCAAAGAGGAAGTTTATGGGGCTCTTGATTCCTTCATTGCATGGGATTTAGAGTTCCCTTTAATTACGGTGAAGAAGGCATTGAAGACTCTTGAGGATCAAAGAGAATGGAAGAGAATAATtcag GTGACGAAGTGGATGTTGAGCAAAGGACAAGGAAGAACAATGGGAAGCTATTTCACATTACTAAATGCCTTAGCAGAGGATGAGAGACTTGATGAGGTTGAAGAGCTTTGGACAAAAATATTTACAGAGAACTTAGACAGCACACCTCGTGTTTTCTTTGATAAAATGATTTCTATTTACCATAAAAGGGGCATTCATGAGAAGATGTTTGAG ATATTTGCTGACATGGAAGAGCTTGGTATCCGACCAACTGTTCCAATTGTTACAATGGTTGGGAATGTCTTCAAGGAGCTGGGTATGATGGACAAATACAAGAAACTGAAGAAGAAATATCCCCCACCAAAATGGGAATATCGATACATCAAAGGAAAACGTGTTAAAATTCGAGCTAAGGATCTTCGAGCAATTGATGGTTCTAATAAAGATGCAGGTAAGCATGAGGAGACTTACCAGACTTCCAATGATATGCATGAGGAAGCTGACACAAGTTCAGATGAACTCGATATTGAAGCTAATGATCCTAGCAAGGATGTAATTAGGCATACTGACAAGACTCCAATTGATGGTTCTAATAAAGATGCAGGTAAGCATGAGGAGACTTACCAGACTTCCAATGATATGCATGAGGAAGCTGAGACGAGTTCAGATGAACTCGATATTGAAGCTAATGATCCTAGCAAGGATGTAATTAGGCATACTGACCAGACTCCAATTGATGGTTCTAATAAAGATGCGGGTAAGCATGAAGAGACTTACCAGACTTCCAATGATATGCATGAGGAAGCTGAGACAAGTTCAGATGAACTCGATATTGAAGCTAATGATCTTCGCAAGGATGTAATTAGGCATACTGACCAGACTCCAATTGATGGTTCTAATAAAGATGCAGGTAAGCATGAGGAGACTTACCAGACTTCCAATGATATGCATGAGGAAGCTGACACAAGTTCAGATGAACTCGATATTGAAGCTAATGATCCTAGCAAGGATCTAATTAGGCATATTGACCAGACTCCAAATGAATTTTATGAGGAATCTGAAACAAATTCTGAAGAACTCGAAATTGAAGCCAACATTTCTTCTTGA
- the LOC115959577 gene encoding uncharacterized protein At3g49140-like, whose product MMMIESAMAVRFPAGANVCSSTALPYCRSMWSSEDVNGVHVTSYRLSHPGGGFDSPWNRNRRLRGGYMTRRNALVKNNRIRATAEHLGSTRDPKKQNGGSQYHPYEDIAELTPENRGDARLTAAESSRTIIEVNSKATLTFSSMINGEVHENIILPELPYVTDEHGNIYFQVNNDDNSAFQSLTSDNNFVQVIIGLDTMEMLSDMELSDPLEIDFGIEEIEDEDSDTEDEDDEDTVEDEDYDTDWVSVHDDEDDQYDSDETLADWAKLETMRSSHPMHFASKLTEVASDDPIDWMEEPSASLAIQGLLRPAFIEEQSVIQKHLSDHQSSNADINQAGKIVEDKPEDLGMINGYRTESGSSEDGSNQAEEPEKDEIPVNGTTFYRLEMIRIQLFSSHGHPTVVEVEDFVKAQPDAIAHSAAKIISRLKAGGEKTIQALKSLCWRCKGIQVEEAALIGVDSLGFDLKVCSGTQVQTLRFAFHTRAPSEYSAERQLNDLLFPRIHHKPQMMKQTPK is encoded by the exons ATGATGATGATCGAATCAGCCATGGCCGTACGATTCCCCGCCGGCGCAAATGTCTGCTCCTCCACCGCCTTACCct ATTGTCGTTCAATGTGGAGCTCGGAGGATGTGAACGGAGTCCACGTCACCTCTTACCGGCTTTCTCACCCTGGCGGCGGTTTCGATTCTCCGTG GAATAGAAATCGACGATTAAGAGGTGGTTACATGACGAGAAGAAATGCTCTTGTAAAGAACAATAGAATTCGAGCAACTGCAGAGCATTTGGGCTCGACTCGGGACCCTAAAAAGCAGAATGGGGGGTCACAGTACCATCCGTATGAAGACATTGCTGAGTTGACACCGGAGAATCGTGGAGACGCTAGGCTTACAGCTGCAGAAAGTAGTAGGACAATTATTGAG GTAAACAGCAAAGCGACACTTACATTTTCCAGTATGATCAATGGCGAAGTTCATGAGAATATCATCTTGCCTGAGTTGCCTTACGTTACTGATGAACATGGAA ATATCTACTTTCAAGTGAACAATGATGACAACAGTGCTTTCCAATCCCTAACTTCAGATAACAACTTTGTG CAAGTCATTATAGGCTTGGATACTATGGAAATGCTCAGTGACATGGAGTTATCAGATCCATTAGAAATTGATTTTGGAATTGAGGAAATTGAAGATGAGGATAGTGATACtgaagatgaggatgatgaGGATACCGTTGAAGATGAAGATTATGATACG GACTGGGTTtctgttcatgatgatgaagaCGACCAGTATGATTCTGATGAGACACTCGCAGACTGGGCAAAGTTGGAGACTATGCGTTCTTCTCATCCAATGCATTTTGCCAGTAAGCTGACTGAG GTTGCTTCAGATGATCCTATAGACTGGATGGAGGAGCCTTCAGCTAGTCTTGCTATCCAAGGCCTTCTAAGACCTGCCTTTATTGAAGAACAATCTGTCATTCAAAAACATCTATCTGACCATCAGTCCAGTAATGCTGACATAAATCAGGCTGGGAAAATTGTAGAAGACAAACCAGAAGATCTTGGTATGATTAATGGTTACAGAACTGAATCTGGATCATCTGAAGATGGTTCAAACCAGGCTGAGGAACCTGAGAAGGATGAAATCCCTGTAAATGGGACTACATTTTACAGGTTGGAGATGATTAGAATTCAGCTGTTCTCCTCACATGGACATCCG ACTGTTGTTGAGGTAGAAGACTTCGTGAAAGCTCAACCTGATGCTATTGCACACTCAGCAGCCAAAATTATATCTCGTCTAAAAGCTGGTGGAGAAAAGACCATACAGGCCCTCAAATCTCTTTGTTGGAGATGTAAGGGTATTCAAGTGGAG GAGGCAGCACTTATTGGTGTAGATTCCCTTGGGTTTGACTTAAAGGTTTGTTCAGGAACACAAGTACAAACATTGCGGTTTGCATTTCATACACGG GCCCCTTCAGAGTACAGTGCTGAGAGACAGCTTAATGATCTACTATTCCCTAGGATCCACCACAAGCCACAAATGATGAAACAAACACCAAAATGA